Proteins encoded within one genomic window of Companilactobacillus zhachilii:
- a CDS encoding hemolysin family protein, translating to MTILNAFFAAGEMAMVSVNKTSVEEKVKNGSRGAKKILQMINEPNKFLSTIQVAITLAGFLSSASAATTLSVGMEKLIGDFPGSREVSIVIITVILSFITLVLGELYPKRIALQRPYEVASFTQPMISLFGWILKPFVWLLDSTINLLMKITPIDFSKNDEPITRNEMIATLKKSRNNGTINPDEYQMLQGIIRFGDKTAREIMVPRTDTFMLDINDPVDENIDAILGQPYSRIPVYGADKDNVIGIIHIKDLLKRSREVGFENISLKAIMKEPLFVPEATNIDGLLLKMRSTQTQIAMVVDEYGGIVGLATIEDILEEIVGEIDDEYDPVTKNFQRLGANKFSVVGLMTIEDFDDLFEEEIHVEDVDTIAGYLIMNIGEIPDPKHPKSFTLKDGTVLTSGELNGSRIENVIVTVPDSKLKNVTTNMYKDKYK from the coding sequence TTGACAATATTAAATGCTTTTTTTGCAGCAGGCGAGATGGCGATGGTTTCTGTTAATAAAACGTCCGTTGAGGAAAAGGTTAAGAATGGTAGCCGTGGTGCTAAGAAAATTCTTCAAATGATCAATGAACCAAATAAATTTCTATCGACAATTCAAGTAGCGATTACCTTGGCAGGTTTCTTATCATCTGCTAGTGCCGCTACAACGTTAAGTGTTGGGATGGAAAAATTGATTGGAGATTTTCCTGGTAGTCGGGAAGTTTCAATAGTGATTATAACGGTGATTTTATCGTTTATTACTTTAGTTTTAGGGGAATTGTATCCGAAGAGGATAGCGTTACAACGCCCATATGAGGTAGCAAGTTTTACGCAACCAATGATAAGTTTGTTTGGATGGATTTTGAAACCGTTTGTCTGGTTGTTGGATTCGACAATCAATTTGTTGATGAAAATCACTCCAATTGATTTCAGTAAAAATGATGAACCTATCACGCGTAATGAAATGATTGCTACATTGAAGAAATCACGTAATAACGGGACAATTAACCCTGATGAATATCAAATGTTACAGGGGATCATCCGTTTTGGCGATAAGACAGCTCGTGAAATTATGGTTCCAAGAACTGATACCTTTATGCTAGATATCAACGATCCCGTTGATGAAAATATCGATGCTATTTTGGGACAGCCATATTCTCGTATTCCAGTGTATGGTGCTGATAAAGATAATGTTATTGGGATTATCCATATCAAAGATTTATTGAAACGGTCTCGTGAAGTTGGATTTGAAAATATTAGTTTGAAAGCTATTATGAAGGAACCATTGTTTGTTCCCGAAGCAACTAATATTGATGGACTGTTGCTAAAAATGCGTAGTACACAAACACAAATCGCCATGGTCGTTGATGAGTATGGTGGTATCGTTGGTTTGGCTACGATTGAAGATATTTTGGAAGAAATCGTTGGGGAAATTGATGACGAGTATGATCCCGTCACAAAGAATTTCCAAAGATTGGGTGCTAATAAATTTTCAGTTGTTGGTTTAATGACAATTGAGGATTTCGATGACCTTTTTGAAGAAGAAATTCACGTTGAAGATGTCGATACGATTGCTGGTTATTTGATTATGAATATCGGTGAAATACCAGATCCTAAACATCCGAAGTCATTTACCTTAAAAGATGGTACAGTCCTTACATCAGGTGAGCTAAACGGTTCCAGAATTGAGAATGTCATTGTGACAGTCCCTGACAGTAAATTGAAGAATGTTACAACTAATATGTACAAAGACAAATACAAGTAA
- a CDS encoding peptide chain release factor 3, translating to MDQKQLEQEVNKRRTFAIISHPDAGKTTITEQMLYFGGVIRSAGTVKAKKSGQFATSDWMEIEKKRGISVTSSVMQFHYRGKDINILDTPGHEDFSEDTYRTLMAVDAAVMVIDSAKGIEPQTKKLFKVVKKRGIPIFTFMNKLDRDGRDPLDLIAELEELLNIEGCAMNWPIGMGKELKGLYDISNNRLELYRKDGDDRFLPLNDEGQLAEHNPIEDEGVYDQALGEVDLIKEAGNKFDLDKIKAGNQTPVFFGSALTNFGVETFLNTFLDMAPAPAEHKEKDSDEVVKPDDPQFSAFVFKIQANMNPNHRDRIAFVRICSGEFVRGMDVTLQRTGKVMRLNNATEFMSDQRETVKTAVAGDIVGLYDTGNFQIGDTIYEGKKSVQFEDLPQFTPEMFMEVQAKNVMKQKSFHKGMQQLVQEGAVQLYKKYTTNDYILGAVGQLQFEVFQFRMKNEYNCDVVMKPIGSRIARWVDPEQLDQSMSSTRNMLVKDLDDKPLFLFENRFAENWFANKYPDVKLTSKL from the coding sequence ATGGATCAAAAACAATTAGAACAAGAAGTAAACAAACGTAGAACTTTTGCCATTATCTCTCACCCGGATGCTGGTAAAACAACTATTACTGAACAAATGCTTTATTTTGGTGGAGTTATTCGTTCTGCCGGTACTGTTAAAGCTAAAAAGTCTGGTCAATTTGCGACATCTGACTGGATGGAAATTGAAAAAAAACGTGGTATTTCGGTTACTAGTTCGGTAATGCAATTCCATTATCGTGGTAAAGATATCAATATCTTGGATACTCCAGGACACGAAGATTTCTCTGAAGATACTTACCGTACTTTGATGGCCGTTGATGCCGCCGTCATGGTGATTGATTCTGCCAAGGGTATCGAGCCACAAACTAAGAAATTATTTAAAGTTGTTAAGAAACGTGGTATTCCTATTTTTACATTCATGAACAAGTTGGACCGTGATGGTCGTGATCCACTTGATTTGATTGCTGAATTAGAGGAATTACTTAATATTGAAGGTTGTGCAATGAACTGGCCTATCGGTATGGGTAAGGAATTAAAAGGTCTTTACGATATCAGTAACAATCGTTTGGAACTATATCGTAAAGATGGTGATGATCGTTTCTTACCATTGAACGATGAAGGTCAATTAGCAGAGCATAATCCGATTGAAGACGAAGGTGTCTATGATCAAGCGCTTGGTGAAGTTGATTTGATTAAAGAAGCCGGTAATAAATTTGACTTGGATAAAATTAAAGCTGGTAATCAAACGCCGGTCTTCTTCGGTTCAGCTTTGACAAACTTTGGTGTTGAAACATTCTTGAATACTTTCTTGGATATGGCTCCAGCACCTGCCGAACATAAAGAAAAAGATAGTGATGAAGTTGTGAAGCCAGATGACCCACAATTTTCAGCATTCGTCTTTAAGATTCAGGCTAATATGAATCCTAATCACCGTGATCGTATTGCCTTCGTTAGAATTTGTTCCGGTGAATTTGTCCGTGGTATGGATGTTACTTTACAACGAACGGGCAAAGTTATGCGTTTGAACAATGCAACTGAATTTATGTCTGATCAAAGAGAAACAGTTAAGACGGCGGTTGCTGGTGATATTGTTGGTTTGTATGATACTGGTAATTTCCAAATCGGTGACACGATTTATGAGGGTAAGAAGTCTGTTCAATTTGAAGATTTACCTCAATTTACCCCAGAAATGTTTATGGAAGTTCAAGCTAAGAATGTTATGAAGCAAAAATCCTTCCATAAAGGAATGCAACAGCTAGTTCAAGAAGGTGCCGTTCAACTTTACAAGAAATACACAACTAACGACTATATCTTGGGTGCCGTTGGTCAACTTCAATTTGAAGTCTTCCAATTTAGAATGAAAAATGAATATAACTGTGATGTTGTGATGAAGCCAATTGGTTCCAGAATTGCCCGTTGGGTCGATCCTGAACAATTAGATCAATCAATGTCATCAACTAGAAATATGTTAGTGAAAGATTTGGATGACAAGCCATTGTTCTTGTTTGAAAATCGCTTTGCTGAAAACTGGTTTGCTAACAAATATCCAGATGTTAAGTTAACTTCAAAATTATAG
- a CDS encoding glycoside hydrolase family 73 protein, which produces MSKKNLLTSALVLGTLAATATPSVVSAATTSDADSAAPQTSTEQVNNKSQDNSSNVIAGSEKKADTTVATSATVQAASESINNALNTTAVIQAATGATSAQQQAFLASAVPMAQKAASQYGVYTSVMLAQAILESGWGTSTLATQGHNLFGIKGDYNGAYVTMPTSEWSASQGWYTINANFRKYPSYYESFADNGNKLRNGVAWNSSYYSGTWKENTSSYKDATAWLQGRYATAPNYASSLNNLIQTYNLTQYDGTAETNGGAQTNGSTIKVNNASGNYVKLYAFASDGSMSTITNRGLANKTPWYTDQTKTYNGHTYYRVATNEWVEDTNLA; this is translated from the coding sequence ATGTCTAAAAAAAATCTACTAACTAGTGCTTTAGTACTTGGCACATTAGCTGCAACTGCGACACCTTCTGTTGTGTCAGCTGCAACAACAAGTGATGCAGATTCAGCTGCACCTCAAACAAGTACCGAACAAGTAAATAATAAATCACAAGATAATAGTTCAAATGTCATCGCTGGTTCAGAAAAGAAAGCCGATACAACAGTTGCTACTTCAGCTACTGTTCAAGCCGCCAGTGAATCAATTAACAACGCTCTAAATACAACTGCCGTTATCCAAGCTGCTACAGGTGCAACTTCTGCACAACAACAAGCTTTCTTAGCATCAGCTGTACCAATGGCTCAAAAGGCTGCTTCACAATACGGAGTTTATACTTCAGTTATGTTGGCTCAAGCTATTCTTGAAAGTGGTTGGGGTACATCAACTTTAGCTACTCAAGGTCATAACTTATTTGGTATTAAGGGTGACTATAATGGTGCCTACGTAACAATGCCAACATCAGAATGGAGTGCTTCACAAGGTTGGTATACAATCAATGCTAACTTCAGAAAGTACCCAAGTTACTACGAATCATTTGCTGATAATGGTAACAAACTACGTAATGGTGTTGCTTGGAACTCAAGTTATTACAGTGGTACATGGAAAGAAAATACTTCATCATATAAGGATGCAACAGCATGGCTACAAGGTAGATATGCTACTGCTCCTAACTATGCCTCATCATTGAACAACTTGATTCAAACATACAACTTGACTCAATATGATGGTACAGCCGAAACTAACGGTGGTGCTCAAACAAATGGCAGTACAATTAAAGTAAATAACGCTAGTGGAAATTACGTTAAACTTTATGCATTTGCTAGTGATGGCTCAATGTCAACTATTACAAACCGTGGTTTAGCAAACAAGACACCTTGGTATACTGATCAAACTAAGACATACAATGGTCACACATATTACCGTGTTGCTACAAACGAATGGGTTGAAGATACAAATCTAGCATAG
- the brnQ gene encoding branched-chain amino acid transport system II carrier protein, giving the protein MNEKLTWRNLFFIGSMLFGLFFGAGNLIFPVFLGQQAGSNVFYAIIGLLITGVGLPLLGVASMGMTGSNSVFDLAGKVNRPFAYIFTILLYLTMGPFFAIPRLATISYQLGIAPFVGKAHQNLVLLIFSAIFFIVTYLLARKPSKLMTYVGKWLTPIFLVLLGILVVTAFIKPMGGLNAIPQGQYAKSPVLTGFTEGYNTMDALASLAFGVVVIDTIKSLGVTHPGQIAKDTIRSGLISVVLMGIIYAFLALIGTMSVNKLPLASNGGVTLAQVFNYYFGSFGSLLLALIAIIACLKTSIGLTSAFGETAKEMFPKFNYKVVLIAAGTFSFLVANIGLTKLINYSTPVLMFLYPLAMVLIIISVLTPLIGDSKITFGITILFTIIPALFAGIEALPKALQDNNFVQQVLTWNDHLPLAEMSLGWVVPALGGLVIGYIISRLYLRHLANKFK; this is encoded by the coding sequence ATGAATGAAAAATTAACTTGGAGAAATCTTTTCTTTATCGGTTCAATGTTGTTTGGATTGTTCTTTGGCGCTGGTAATTTGATTTTTCCTGTCTTTTTGGGTCAACAAGCTGGTAGCAATGTCTTTTATGCCATTATCGGATTGTTGATTACGGGTGTTGGTTTGCCACTACTAGGTGTTGCTAGTATGGGGATGACTGGAAGTAATAGTGTGTTTGATTTAGCTGGGAAGGTAAATCGACCTTTTGCTTATATTTTTACAATTTTATTGTATTTAACGATGGGACCATTTTTTGCGATTCCGCGCTTGGCAACAATTTCTTATCAATTGGGGATTGCTCCGTTTGTTGGTAAAGCCCATCAAAATTTAGTGCTATTGATTTTTTCGGCTATCTTTTTTATCGTGACGTATTTATTAGCAAGAAAACCCAGTAAATTGATGACTTATGTTGGTAAATGGTTGACTCCGATATTTTTAGTCTTACTAGGTATTTTAGTAGTTACGGCGTTTATTAAACCCATGGGTGGATTAAATGCGATACCACAAGGCCAGTATGCTAAAAGTCCCGTTTTGACTGGATTTACAGAAGGATACAATACGATGGATGCGCTGGCGTCTTTGGCTTTTGGTGTGGTTGTTATTGATACTATTAAGTCTTTAGGAGTGACACATCCCGGTCAAATTGCCAAAGATACGATTCGTTCAGGCTTGATCAGTGTTGTTTTGATGGGAATTATTTATGCTTTCTTAGCCTTGATTGGAACGATGAGCGTTAATAAATTACCATTAGCATCTAACGGTGGTGTAACACTGGCTCAAGTTTTCAATTATTACTTTGGTTCCTTTGGAAGCCTATTGTTGGCATTGATAGCAATTATTGCATGTTTGAAAACTTCGATTGGGTTAACTTCAGCTTTTGGAGAAACAGCCAAAGAGATGTTTCCAAAATTTAATTACAAAGTAGTTTTGATTGCGGCCGGAACGTTCTCATTTTTAGTAGCAAATATCGGTTTGACAAAATTAATCAATTATTCAACACCGGTTCTGATGTTCTTATATCCGTTGGCAATGGTTTTGATAATAATTTCAGTTTTAACACCATTGATAGGTGATTCTAAAATCACATTTGGAATTACAATTTTATTCACAATTATTCCAGCTTTATTTGCTGGTATTGAAGCCTTGCCTAAAGCTTTGCAAGATAACAATTTTGTGCAACAAGTTTTAACTTGGAACGACCATTTACCGTTAGCAGAAATGAGTTTGGGATGGGTAGTTCCAGCATTAGGCGGATTAGTTATTGGCTATATAATTAGTCGTCTCTATTTGAGACATTTGGCAAACAAATTCAAATAA
- a CDS encoding sugar-binding transcriptional regulator gives MPQEENTSLLVDLAQDYYLNHLNLGDISKKYNISRYKISKYLSEAIDKKIVTINISSPFSRSSDLENKLRENFPNPNFYVLKNTEDIAHENDRFYSFAAKYLQDLIDGKKIIGLTWGDTIYHVIDAFQTTAKDNMVFTQFIGENGKHNSLAGTMRMVQKVATRYNGKYLTIDVPLYIVNKEVRRLLALEPAIQPSLATAEQLDLIFTSVGTLDSINSIDSWYNSKNILFPKVNSNSIAGLVYGRPIDKEGNVLVNEDDDKVFGISFKKILEVPSRVAIVNDKFKSSALSAALQGNYFTDVILNEPTANKLLAEL, from the coding sequence ATGCCCCAAGAAGAAAATACGTCATTACTAGTAGATTTGGCTCAAGACTATTATTTAAACCATTTGAACTTGGGTGACATATCGAAAAAGTACAATATCAGCCGTTACAAAATATCAAAATACTTATCTGAAGCAATTGATAAAAAAATTGTAACTATCAACATTAGTTCACCCTTTTCACGAAGTTCTGACTTGGAAAACAAGCTTCGGGAAAACTTTCCCAACCCTAATTTTTATGTTTTGAAAAATACTGAAGATATTGCACATGAAAACGATCGATTCTACTCATTTGCTGCTAAATATTTACAAGATTTAATAGATGGCAAAAAAATAATCGGCCTCACGTGGGGAGACACGATTTATCATGTGATTGATGCTTTTCAAACAACAGCTAAAGACAACATGGTCTTTACACAATTCATTGGTGAAAACGGGAAACATAATTCACTTGCAGGTACGATGCGTATGGTTCAAAAAGTTGCTACGCGTTATAACGGTAAATATTTGACCATCGACGTGCCACTTTACATAGTTAATAAGGAAGTTAGACGTTTGCTAGCTTTAGAACCAGCCATTCAACCTTCCCTGGCAACAGCTGAACAGTTAGATTTAATTTTTACTAGTGTTGGGACATTAGACTCCATCAATAGTATCGACTCTTGGTACAATAGTAAGAATATTCTTTTCCCGAAAGTCAATTCCAATTCAATCGCTGGTTTAGTTTACGGACGTCCCATCGATAAAGAAGGCAACGTATTAGTCAACGAAGATGATGATAAAGTCTTCGGAATTAGCTTCAAGAAAATCTTAGAAGTTCCTTCACGTGTAGCAATCGTCAACGATAAATTTAAGTCCTCAGCTTTAAGTGCTGCCCTACAAGGCAATTACTTTACTGACGTGATTTTGAACGAACCTACTGCCAATAAATTACTAGCAGAATTGTAG
- a CDS encoding NAD(P)-dependent malic enzyme has product MDMELVKKIHKAHTGVLQINGELPVSTMEELGEAYTPGVAEISKIIAKNHSLASEYTVSGKLVAIITDGSAVLGLGDIGPQGGLPVIEGKALLYKRLANVNAIPLALDQVDVDEFVQTVVNISKSFAGIHLEDIAAPRCFEIEQKLAEKLDIPVYHDDQEGTAIVVLAGLINAAKVVNKDIKDLKVVINGVGASGLATAELLFKSGIKNIVLVDKKGVIDNKETSLNEYQYDLMKRINNQTGAKTLADAMKGADAFVGLSVGGLVTKEMVASMDDGIVFALANPKPEIEPELAQAAGAKVVATGSSQHPNQVNNILAFPGLFRGLLENHVNHFSSEMEASVAEGLAAMITDPKPEKIIPGVFDKNVVKTVSDAVTNFVKNED; this is encoded by the coding sequence ATGGATATGGAATTAGTTAAAAAAATACATAAAGCGCATACAGGTGTTCTCCAAATTAATGGAGAACTACCTGTTTCAACAATGGAAGAACTTGGTGAGGCATATACACCCGGCGTTGCTGAAATTAGTAAGATCATTGCAAAGAACCATAGCTTGGCTTCTGAATATACAGTCAGTGGTAAGTTAGTCGCAATTATTACTGATGGCTCGGCAGTTCTGGGTCTTGGAGATATTGGTCCCCAAGGTGGTCTACCTGTTATTGAGGGTAAGGCTTTGTTATATAAACGTCTAGCCAACGTAAATGCAATTCCTTTAGCTTTGGACCAAGTTGATGTTGATGAGTTCGTTCAAACGGTTGTTAACATCAGTAAGAGTTTTGCAGGGATTCATTTGGAAGATATCGCAGCCCCAAGATGTTTTGAAATTGAACAAAAATTGGCAGAAAAACTTGATATTCCTGTTTACCATGATGACCAAGAAGGTACAGCAATCGTCGTTCTAGCTGGATTGATTAATGCCGCTAAAGTCGTTAACAAAGACATTAAGGACTTGAAAGTTGTTATTAATGGTGTCGGGGCTTCTGGTTTAGCCACAGCCGAATTATTGTTCAAGAGCGGTATCAAGAACATCGTTCTAGTTGATAAAAAGGGTGTTATCGACAACAAAGAAACAAGTTTAAATGAGTATCAATATGATTTGATGAAACGTATCAATAATCAAACTGGTGCTAAAACTTTAGCTGATGCTATGAAGGGTGCCGATGCCTTCGTTGGTTTATCAGTCGGTGGGCTTGTTACTAAAGAAATGGTTGCCTCAATGGATGATGGTATCGTCTTTGCTTTAGCTAACCCTAAGCCTGAAATTGAACCAGAACTTGCTCAAGCTGCTGGTGCTAAGGTAGTAGCAACTGGTAGTTCACAACATCCTAATCAAGTTAATAATATTTTGGCTTTCCCAGGTCTCTTCAGAGGTCTTTTGGAAAATCATGTTAATCATTTTAGTTCTGAAATGGAAGCTAGTGTCGCTGAGGGTCTAGCTGCTATGATCACCGATCCAAAACCTGAAAAAATTATTCCGGGAGTTTTTGATAAGAACGTTGTTAAGACCGTGTCAGATGCAGTTACAAATTTTGTGAAAAATGAGGATTAA
- a CDS encoding 2-hydroxycarboxylate transporter family protein, producing MFQKFMALNIGIVPMPLYLLLLVAYVLLTITNQMPNDMIGAIGIMTLFSFVLEEVGKHIPVLNSLGGKVLVVTFLPSYLVYMNWLPQSTTKVVTDFMNNNNFLAVFIALLIVGSISAMNRKTLIQASMRIIVVLLICEVVGPLVGMGVGMLLGLSAYKSYFFIVAPIMAGGVGEGALPLSLGYAAIISMGQQNIFAQILPCVMLGSLVAVIEAGILRQIGVWRPNLTGNGRLVETDNSSDELGSLSSKSDTANITKMLVSGILAITLYMLGVYINSIIHLPAPIVLLIVVMVAKMLGWIPDSVQEGGKSLYSLTVKGISPLLLFGVGVAMTPWKSLVTVFTNVPMLITIFVTVTAIVAAAFFAAKFLNMYPVDTAIAVSCCSGQGGTGALSILAAGDRMNLMPFAQVAVRLGGAITVTLSIFLMRFFA from the coding sequence ATCTTCCAAAAGTTTATGGCATTGAATATTGGTATCGTTCCAATGCCGCTTTACCTACTATTATTAGTAGCTTATGTCTTATTAACAATTACTAACCAAATGCCTAATGACATGATTGGTGCCATCGGTATTATGACTTTATTCTCTTTTGTCTTGGAAGAAGTCGGAAAACATATTCCCGTCTTAAATTCTTTGGGTGGAAAAGTATTAGTCGTTACTTTCTTGCCATCATATTTAGTTTATATGAACTGGCTTCCCCAAAGTACTACGAAGGTCGTAACTGACTTTATGAACAATAACAACTTTTTAGCTGTTTTCATTGCGCTATTGATTGTTGGTAGTATTTCAGCCATGAACCGTAAGACTTTGATTCAAGCAAGTATGAGAATCATCGTGGTGCTATTGATCTGTGAAGTTGTGGGGCCACTTGTTGGTATGGGAGTCGGTATGTTATTAGGACTTTCAGCTTACAAATCATACTTCTTTATCGTTGCACCAATTATGGCTGGTGGTGTTGGTGAAGGTGCTTTGCCATTATCACTTGGTTATGCCGCTATTATTTCGATGGGTCAACAAAATATTTTTGCTCAAATTTTACCTTGCGTTATGTTAGGTAGTTTAGTTGCTGTTATTGAAGCAGGTATTTTGAGACAAATCGGTGTCTGGAGACCTAATTTGACTGGTAATGGACGTCTAGTTGAAACAGATAACAGTTCTGATGAATTAGGCAGTTTATCATCAAAATCAGACACAGCTAACATTACTAAGATGCTTGTTTCAGGTATTTTAGCTATCACACTTTATATGCTAGGTGTTTACATTAATTCAATTATCCACTTGCCAGCTCCAATCGTCTTGTTGATTGTCGTTATGGTTGCTAAAATGCTGGGCTGGATTCCTGATTCAGTTCAAGAAGGTGGAAAATCACTTTACAGTTTAACTGTTAAAGGTATCTCACCACTCTTACTATTCGGTGTTGGTGTTGCGATGACACCTTGGAAGTCATTAGTTACAGTCTTTACAAATGTTCCAATGTTGATCACTATTTTCGTTACCGTTACAGCCATCGTTGCGGCCGCCTTCTTCGCCGCTAAATTCTTGAACATGTATCCAGTTGATACAGCCATTGCCGTTTCATGTTGTTCTGGTCAAGGTGGTACAGGTGCCTTATCTATCCTTGCTGCCGGTGATCGAATGAACTTGATGCCATTTGCTCAAGTTGCGGTTCGTTTAGGTGGTGCCATTACCGTTACACTATCAATTTTCTTGATGAGATTTTTTGCTTAG
- the citC gene encoding [citrate (pro-3S)-lyase] ligase, whose translation MEITTLDLKDSYYYEQWQVLIEKEGLVIENLDDITETFGIYEDDELIATGSYFENVLKYLAIEPEFQGGAVFNKLVSTLINELATQNIFHVFVFTKPQYKQSFEYLGFQVVAETDVSVLLETGDYSIDQYIADLPKVDGKNISAIVMNANPFTLGHRYLVEQAAKASDYVYLFVVNQDASLFTTKERMDLIEQGTSDLDNVLVVSGGQYMVSFVTFPSYFIKSRADVATYQTQLDARVFKRVAKALHITKRFVGSEPYSPTTEIYNQSLAKVLPPEVSLEILDRKAVQKDIISATKVRSAIQNNDLTKVQKYVPVTTFKFIKNNLPTLLRRIHDGN comes from the coding sequence TTGGAGATTACTACATTAGATCTTAAAGATTCCTATTACTATGAACAATGGCAAGTCTTGATTGAAAAAGAAGGCTTGGTTATTGAGAATCTTGATGATATCACGGAAACGTTTGGTATCTATGAAGATGATGAATTAATTGCGACTGGTTCTTACTTTGAAAATGTTTTGAAGTATTTAGCGATTGAACCTGAGTTTCAAGGTGGAGCAGTTTTTAATAAACTGGTGTCTACTTTGATCAATGAATTGGCCACGCAAAATATTTTTCACGTTTTCGTTTTTACCAAGCCACAATATAAACAAAGTTTTGAATATTTAGGGTTTCAGGTCGTTGCTGAAACTGATGTCTCGGTGTTACTTGAGACAGGGGATTATTCGATTGATCAATATATTGCCGATTTACCTAAGGTAGATGGAAAAAATATTTCTGCAATTGTTATGAATGCGAATCCGTTTACTTTGGGCCATCGCTACTTAGTTGAACAGGCAGCTAAAGCTAGTGATTATGTTTACTTGTTTGTCGTTAATCAAGATGCCTCGTTATTTACTACAAAGGAACGGATGGACTTGATTGAACAAGGGACTAGCGATTTAGATAATGTCTTGGTTGTCAGTGGGGGGCAATATATGGTGAGTTTTGTGACATTTCCTTCGTATTTTATTAAGAGTCGAGCTGATGTTGCAACTTATCAAACACAATTGGATGCCCGAGTATTCAAACGTGTAGCCAAGGCTTTACATATTACGAAACGCTTTGTTGGTAGTGAACCTTATTCACCAACGACTGAGATTTATAATCAGTCACTAGCTAAGGTTTTACCGCCAGAGGTCAGTTTAGAAATACTCGACCGTAAAGCTGTCCAAAAAGATATTATTAGTGCTACTAAAGTTCGTTCCGCCATCCAAAATAATGACCTAACGAAGGTTCAAAAATATGTTCCAGTAACAACGTTTAAGTTTATTAAAAATAATTTACCAACCTTATTAAGGAGGATTCACGATGGAAATTAA
- the citD gene encoding citrate lyase acyl carrier protein produces MEIKHTALAGTLESSDIQFTLSKGTGVEINLDSQVEKQFGNQIRKVITDLLADYGIENVNVRAVDKGALDCTIKARLIAAIQRATDTQNQPNWEVLG; encoded by the coding sequence ATGGAAATTAAGCATACAGCTCTAGCTGGTACTTTGGAATCAAGTGATATTCAATTCACTTTGTCAAAAGGTACAGGCGTAGAAATCAATCTCGATTCACAAGTTGAAAAACAATTTGGTAACCAAATTAGAAAAGTTATTACTGACTTATTGGCTGATTATGGCATTGAAAATGTTAATGTCCGTGCCGTTGATAAGGGAGCTTTGGATTGTACAATTAAAGCTCGTTTGATTGCTGCTATTCAACGTGCAACCGATACACAAAATCAACCTAATTGGGAGGTACTTGGATAA